A region of Pleurocapsa minor HA4230-MV1 DNA encodes the following proteins:
- a CDS encoding DEAD/DEAH box helicase family protein — protein sequence MASNFDFLKEQFPELYTHATHAESMAYSAPRTSCFYARFTLEQAVLWLYNNDTYLKLPYDDNLGALIHEQTFKDNLKPGLFPKIRTIQKVGNLAAHSSSQITSRDSLRIVEDLFHFLYWLYRFYSPNGKNLPVISFNREHIPQPEAQRDMSREQLAELEAKLSQADEMKQIALNRQQQTESELNALKQEIAALKQQNEAVADTHDYHEADTRRYLLDILLQEAGWKLESPDTTEYEVEGMPNSAGKGYVDYVLWGDDGKPLGLIEAKRTSSNPTKGKQQAKLYADCLEQKFGQRPVIFYSNGYNHWIWDDVTYPPREIHGFLQKEELERIIFRRSNRKNLDLVIPKREIAGRTYQLEALKRITESFDRQNARKSLLVMATGTGKTRTAISLVDLLMRGNWVKRVLFLADRNSLVNQTFRNFKTHLPLVTPVNLLEDKKTKDKNWGSANVVLSTYPTMFNRINKGDFSPGYFDLVIVDEAHRGIYQKYQALFEYFDSLLVGLTATPRSEVHRDTYRIFDLEAGVPTFAYELEDAIADGYLVPSQGIIVPFKFLRQGIRYDQLTPEEQAEYEERFADEETGQIPDEVNAAAINRWLFNQDTVDQALELLMSKGLKVEGGDRLGKTIIFARNHDHAEFIVQRFDLNYPNYKGKFAQVIDSHNNYAQSLLDDFSEASKEPTIAVSVDMLDTGVDVPEVVNLVFFKPVYSRVKFNQMIGRGTRLCPDLFGVGQDKEKFSIFDLCSNFDYFSQEIAEKDPKIAESLSTKLIKARLKLTQAISEKDTTSTENQKLKQSLLDDLHQHVSTMEKQNFLVRKHLERVEEFSSRDRWNDLSQTDTVQIAETLATLPNGLPKEDEVAKRFDLLCLKLQLAVLDGASDFVELRDKVRDLLSRLEEKQTIPMVKKQLPLIQEVQAETWWSDVTLSEIESIRLKFRDLVKFIDRTEQTIVYTDFKDELGDVTEVDVPIQQTGFSPYQYRKKVEAYIREHEDHIAIYKLKRNEPLTEQDLDELESMLFSAEEIESKERFESVYGRDLSLKLFIRQIVGLDRNAAKTAFAKYLEGGNFNANQIRFVENIIDYLTQNGVMNPGLLYESPFTDLHSSGLDGLFNDNRADEIVTLVRSFNETVDSSFRGVA from the coding sequence ATGGCATCCAATTTTGATTTTCTTAAAGAGCAGTTTCCAGAACTTTATACCCATGCTACCCATGCCGAAAGCATGGCATATTCTGCTCCCCGTACCAGTTGCTTCTATGCTCGATTTACCTTAGAACAGGCGGTTCTCTGGCTTTACAATAACGATACCTACCTGAAACTTCCCTACGATGATAATCTCGGCGCGTTAATCCACGAACAAACCTTTAAGGACAATCTCAAACCTGGACTATTCCCCAAGATTCGGACAATTCAGAAGGTCGGTAACTTAGCAGCTCACAGTTCCAGCCAGATTACCTCTAGAGATTCTCTCCGCATCGTTGAGGATTTATTTCACTTTCTCTACTGGCTCTATCGCTTCTATTCCCCCAACGGGAAAAACTTACCTGTCATTTCCTTTAATCGCGAACATATCCCACAACCCGAAGCACAAAGGGATATGTCTAGGGAGCAGTTGGCAGAGTTAGAAGCCAAGCTGTCTCAAGCAGACGAGATGAAGCAAATTGCTTTAAATAGGCAGCAGCAGACAGAAAGCGAACTCAACGCCCTCAAACAAGAGATAGCTGCCTTAAAACAGCAAAATGAGGCGGTAGCAGATACCCACGATTACCACGAAGCCGACACCCGCCGTTACTTACTCGATATCCTCCTCCAAGAAGCTGGTTGGAAGCTTGAGTCTCCCGATACGACGGAGTATGAAGTTGAAGGAATGCCCAACAGTGCGGGTAAGGGGTACGTTGATTACGTTCTTTGGGGTGATGATGGTAAACCTTTAGGACTCATCGAAGCCAAACGAACCAGTAGCAATCCCACCAAGGGCAAGCAGCAAGCCAAACTCTATGCCGACTGTTTAGAACAGAAATTCGGGCAGCGACCAGTTATTTTTTACTCTAATGGTTACAATCACTGGATTTGGGATGATGTTACCTATCCCCCAAGAGAAATTCACGGCTTTCTTCAGAAAGAAGAACTGGAACGAATTATTTTTCGCCGTAGCAACCGTAAAAACCTGGATTTGGTAATTCCCAAACGGGAGATAGCAGGACGGACATACCAACTAGAAGCACTCAAACGGATTACCGAAAGTTTCGACCGTCAAAACGCCCGTAAATCTTTGCTGGTCATGGCAACAGGGACGGGCAAAACCAGAACCGCTATTTCTCTGGTTGACCTGTTAATGCGGGGTAATTGGGTCAAACGAGTGCTTTTTCTAGCAGATCGTAATTCTCTGGTCAATCAAACCTTCCGTAATTTCAAAACCCACCTACCTCTTGTTACCCCCGTCAATCTCCTAGAAGATAAAAAAACCAAAGATAAAAACTGGGGCAGTGCTAACGTGGTGTTATCTACCTACCCCACGATGTTTAATCGCATTAACAAAGGAGACTTTAGCCCAGGCTATTTCGATCTGGTAATCGTAGATGAAGCACACCGAGGTATTTATCAGAAATACCAAGCACTGTTTGAATATTTTGATAGCTTGCTGGTGGGACTTACCGCTACTCCTCGCTCGGAAGTTCACCGCGATACTTATAGAATCTTTGACTTAGAAGCTGGTGTTCCCACCTTTGCCTACGAACTAGAAGACGCGATCGCCGATGGTTATCTCGTTCCCTCTCAAGGTATTATCGTTCCCTTTAAGTTTCTGCGCCAGGGTATACGCTATGACCAACTAACCCCAGAAGAACAAGCAGAATATGAGGAGAGATTTGCCGATGAAGAAACGGGGCAAATTCCCGATGAAGTAAATGCAGCAGCCATTAACAGGTGGTTATTTAATCAAGATACGGTAGACCAAGCCCTAGAGTTGCTCATGTCCAAGGGTCTAAAAGTCGAAGGTGGTGACAGGTTGGGTAAAACCATTATCTTTGCTCGCAATCACGACCACGCAGAATTTATCGTGCAGCGTTTTGACCTCAATTATCCTAACTACAAGGGCAAGTTTGCCCAGGTAATTGACAGTCACAACAACTACGCTCAAAGTCTCCTCGATGACTTCTCAGAAGCGAGTAAAGAGCCGACCATTGCCGTGTCGGTTGATATGCTCGATACGGGGGTAGATGTTCCTGAAGTAGTTAATTTAGTGTTTTTTAAACCAGTCTACTCCAGAGTCAAATTCAATCAGATGATCGGTCGGGGTACGAGACTTTGCCCCGACTTATTTGGTGTGGGACAAGATAAGGAAAAATTCTCTATTTTTGACCTGTGTAGTAACTTCGACTATTTCAGCCAGGAAATAGCCGAAAAAGACCCCAAAATTGCCGAGAGTCTTTCAACTAAGCTCATTAAAGCTAGGTTGAAGCTGACTCAAGCTATCTCAGAAAAAGATACCACTTCAACCGAAAACCAAAAACTCAAGCAGTCGTTACTAGATGATTTACACCAGCACGTTTCTACGATGGAGAAACAGAACTTTCTGGTGAGAAAGCACCTTGAGCGAGTAGAAGAGTTTTCTAGTCGCGATCGCTGGAACGATCTGAGTCAAACCGATACGGTACAAATTGCTGAGACTCTAGCCACCCTCCCCAACGGATTACCAAAAGAAGATGAAGTTGCCAAACGCTTCGATCTTCTTTGTCTCAAGCTCCAATTAGCGGTACTCGATGGAGCCAGTGATTTTGTCGAACTGCGGGATAAAGTTAGAGATTTACTTTCGCGCCTGGAAGAAAAACAAACCATTCCGATGGTCAAAAAGCAGCTACCACTGATTCAAGAAGTACAGGCTGAAACCTGGTGGTCTGATGTTACTCTCAGCGAAATTGAATCTATCAGGCTTAAATTCCGTGATTTGGTCAAGTTTATCGATCGCACCGAGCAAACTATCGTCTACACCGATTTTAAGGATGAGTTGGGAGACGTGACTGAGGTTGATGTCCCCATTCAGCAGACGGGTTTTAGTCCCTATCAATACCGTAAAAAGGTAGAGGCTTATATTAGAGAACATGAAGATCATATCGCTATTTATAAGTTAAAACGCAACGAACCTCTAACAGAGCAAGATTTAGACGAATTAGAGTCAATGTTATTTTCAGCCGAGGAAATTGAAAGTAAAGAGCGATTTGAATCAGTTTACGGCAGAGATCTGAGCTTAAAGCTGTTTATCCGCCAGATAGTCGGGTTAGATCGCAATGCAGCTAAGACTGCCTTTGCCAAGTACCTAGAGGGTGGTAATTTTAATGCCAATCAAATTCGCTTTGTCGAGAATATTATCGATTACCTGACTCAAAACGGCGTGATGAATCCAGGTTTACTCTATGAATCTCCCTTTACCGATCTTCATAGCAGTGGGTTAGATGGGCTATTTAACGACAATCGAGCCGATGAAATTGTCACTTTGGTGCGCTCGTTTAATGAAACTGTCGATAGTTCTTTTAGAGGAGTTGCTTGA
- a CDS encoding DUF2384 domain-containing protein, whose product MTQSLPKTEQINYASIQQLASEYRLNRLQMRHILGISESTQFRYEKRNPLLKPNLVDRWLRFSKIVRQAQELFEDQIETQRWLSTPKIALENKTPLEILDTDSGCRQVEQILLQAAYGVFA is encoded by the coding sequence ATGACTCAATCATTACCAAAGACCGAACAAATAAACTATGCTTCAATTCAACAGCTAGCTTCTGAGTATCGACTCAATAGATTACAAATGCGCCATATTTTAGGCATTTCCGAAAGTACGCAGTTTCGCTACGAAAAACGCAATCCCCTGCTCAAGCCTAATTTAGTCGATCGCTGGCTCAGGTTTAGCAAAATTGTTCGCCAAGCCCAGGAGTTATTTGAAGACCAAATCGAGACTCAAAGATGGTTATCTACTCCCAAAATAGCCTTAGAGAATAAAACTCCTTTAGAAATACTAGATACAGACTCTGGCTGTAGACAAGTAGAACAGATACTATTGCAAGCTGCTTATGGAGTATTTGCTTAA
- a CDS encoding RES family NAD+ phosphorylase produces the protein MFVWRICAAKYQSSAFSGMGGLYVPGRWHFQGHRIIYTAESLALASLEIFVHLESDRVPLVAIKAHLPTNLKVEEVKLQDLPPNWQDVASYSLLPKIGQDWLTSRRTSILKVPSAIVPVENNYLLNPEHPQFKVELEPPIQFKFDRRMWKPYPV, from the coding sequence ATGTTTGTCTGGCGTATTTGCGCGGCCAAATATCAATCGAGTGCATTTTCAGGTATGGGTGGCTTGTATGTTCCAGGTAGGTGGCACTTCCAAGGACACAGGATTATCTATACGGCTGAAAGTTTGGCTTTGGCTTCACTAGAAATTTTTGTCCATTTAGAAAGCGATCGCGTTCCGTTAGTAGCAATAAAAGCTCATCTACCGACTAACTTAAAAGTTGAAGAAGTCAAACTTCAAGATTTACCCCCAAACTGGCAGGATGTTGCTTCTTATTCTCTGCTCCCAAAAATAGGTCAAGATTGGTTAACGTCTCGTCGAACGTCAATTCTTAAAGTTCCTTCAGCCATCGTGCCAGTAGAAAATAATTATCTTTTAAATCCCGAACATCCTCAATTTAAAGTAGAACTCGAACCACCTATCCAGTTTAAATTTGACCGCAGAATGTGGAAACCTTACCCTGTTTAA
- a CDS encoding filamentous hemagglutinin N-terminal domain-containing protein, protein MSRFVQSFLILCLFSILCPVKTLAQITPDNTLGAENSQINSIDELRARIEGGAIRGDDLFHSFSDFNVGEGASVDFANPAGIANIFSRVTGGNVSEIFGTLGVDGAANLFLMNPNGIIFGENSAINVNGSFLATTADEINFDNGDRFSAANPNIPTLTINLPIGLGMGSNPGDIEVNGLQNNVRVEIPSFKVISGNYTSGLKVDSGKNISLFGGNINFNGGGLQTFNGGDIEVVSAGENQIIKLVRDENWFKSNFVNVSQFRDINLQNAAYIDASDETAGNVTLAGKNIILDRGSVVLSNTSLSSNNSIDLYATNLLEVKGSSENNIINVSFNKNSNTNFSTFQGKSNFYNVSLIGADLVTSSSNQISTGGEINISAKKMRVLDAGEIRTVSFSNFKGTAGNINIDAEDILVAGVNNDGLITSVINSSTGINSNGNSGNLDIFTSVLRVENGGRVKADTFSAGAGGELNLKAKQIFLNGKVNGSSTSNPIRTRTGISVSPGKNPGKGGSVNIETQELNIVNADITSSSFNEKGVGVPGSIKINAKQLKIYDGGAITAETAAGDAENIKIVAENIELRGTRGNFADFAGGISTSTRLNSFGNGGDISIITNSLKILDGSIIRAISLGSGDAGNININAQEIEISGVDRFALDPVASERVSKINTASLKTNGGNLTILSDSINLDNFGKIQATSVQGDRGGNIIIGADNLILSNQSNVTASAGGAGNGGNISIDSDVLAGLDNSDITANAVAGNGGNIEIESSYIIGLDSRNQLSPFSDITASSELGIDGTVTINSPETNTEEDTVIAAEDIKAIAGEEIREASCLNSHFEKVRVIDTGFGLPPSPYNYSYDDGLANLDNLNPNQQVKKSSRITPVDWKPGDPIVEANAIKTLPDGRQFFVAVESTSPLDSHLCTR, encoded by the coding sequence ATGTCTAGATTTGTTCAAAGCTTCTTGATTTTGTGCCTATTTTCTATTTTGTGTCCTGTCAAAACTTTGGCACAAATAACCCCTGATAATACATTAGGCGCTGAAAACTCACAAATTAATTCAATCGACGAATTGCGCGCTCGCATTGAAGGGGGAGCGATTAGAGGCGATGATTTATTTCATAGCTTCAGCGATTTTAACGTAGGCGAAGGAGCAAGTGTAGATTTTGCCAATCCAGCAGGAATAGCAAATATTTTTTCTCGCGTTACAGGAGGAAATGTCTCGGAGATTTTTGGCACATTAGGAGTTGATGGTGCTGCCAACTTATTTTTGATGAATCCTAATGGAATTATTTTTGGCGAGAATTCAGCAATTAATGTGAATGGCTCGTTTTTAGCGACAACTGCCGATGAAATAAATTTCGACAATGGCGATCGCTTTAGTGCCGCAAATCCCAATATACCTACGTTGACAATTAATCTGCCTATAGGATTGGGTATGGGCAGTAATCCTGGAGATATTGAGGTTAATGGTCTACAAAATAATGTGCGAGTTGAAATACCTTCATTTAAAGTAATCTCTGGAAACTATACTTCTGGACTCAAGGTAGACTCAGGTAAAAACATTTCTTTATTTGGCGGAAACATCAATTTTAATGGTGGAGGGTTGCAGACTTTTAACGGTGGAGATATTGAGGTTGTTAGTGCTGGTGAGAATCAAATTATAAAATTGGTACGAGACGAAAACTGGTTTAAATCAAATTTTGTTAATGTATCGCAATTTAGAGACATTAATTTGCAGAATGCTGCCTATATAGACGCTAGCGATGAGACGGCGGGGAACGTTACTTTAGCTGGCAAAAATATTATTCTCGATCGAGGTTCGGTAGTTTTGTCTAATACCAGTCTATCTTCTAATAATTCTATAGATTTGTATGCGACAAATTTATTAGAAGTTAAAGGAAGTTCGGAAAACAACATAATTAACGTATCTTTCAATAAAAACTCTAATACCAACTTTTCTACTTTCCAAGGCAAAAGCAATTTTTACAATGTTAGTTTAATTGGAGCTGATTTAGTAACATCTTCAAGCAATCAAATTAGTACTGGCGGTGAAATAAATATTAGCGCCAAAAAGATGCGAGTTTTAGACGCAGGTGAAATTCGTACCGTTAGCTTTTCTAATTTTAAAGGTACGGCAGGAAACATCAACATTGATGCTGAAGATATTTTGGTTGCAGGAGTTAATAATGACGGATTGATTACTTCAGTTATTAATTCAAGTACAGGTATAAATTCCAATGGCAATAGTGGCAACCTTGATATTTTCACTTCTGTGTTGCGAGTAGAAAACGGTGGAAGGGTTAAAGCAGATACATTTAGCGCTGGAGCAGGAGGAGAGCTTAATTTGAAAGCCAAACAAATTTTTCTTAACGGTAAAGTTAATGGTTCTTCTACTTCAAATCCTATTAGAACCAGAACGGGAATATCTGTTTCTCCTGGGAAAAACCCTGGGAAGGGAGGAAGCGTAAATATCGAAACTCAGGAATTAAACATTGTTAATGCAGATATTACCAGCAGCTCTTTCAATGAAAAAGGCGTTGGTGTTCCAGGCAGTATTAAAATTAATGCCAAACAGTTGAAAATATATGACGGTGGGGCAATCACAGCCGAGACTGCGGCTGGAGATGCAGAAAATATTAAGATTGTAGCGGAAAATATTGAGCTACGTGGAACCAGAGGTAATTTTGCTGATTTTGCAGGAGGAATATCTACTTCTACACGGCTAAACTCATTCGGTAATGGTGGTGATATCAGCATCATTACCAATTCCTTAAAAATATTAGATGGCTCAATTATCAGAGCTATTAGCTTAGGTTCTGGTGATGCTGGCAACATTAACATCAATGCACAAGAAATAGAAATTTCTGGAGTAGATCGTTTTGCTTTAGATCCAGTAGCTTCGGAAAGGGTAAGCAAAATTAATACAGCCTCTCTAAAGACTAATGGGGGCAATTTAACGATTTTGTCAGATTCAATTAATTTAGATAATTTTGGCAAAATACAGGCTACTTCTGTCCAAGGAGATCGGGGAGGAAACATTATTATAGGCGCAGATAACCTGATACTTTCAAATCAATCAAATGTTACGGCTTCTGCTGGAGGAGCAGGAAACGGTGGCAACATTAGTATTGATTCTGATGTTCTAGCTGGCTTAGATAATAGCGATATTACTGCCAATGCAGTTGCGGGGAATGGAGGTAATATCGAGATCGAATCAAGTTATATCATTGGTTTAGACTCTCGTAACCAGTTGAGTCCCTTTAGCGATATTACTGCCTCGTCTGAATTGGGCATTGATGGAACAGTTACGATTAACTCTCCTGAAACCAATACCGAGGAGGATACTGTCATAGCAGCCGAAGACATTAAAGCGATCGCTGGAGAGGAAATACGTGAAGCTAGTTGTTTGAATAGCCATTTTGAGAAAGTTCGAGTAATCGATACAGGCTTTGGATTACCCCCAAGTCCTTATAATTATTCTTATGATGATGGTCTGGCTAATTTAGACAATCTAAACCCAAATCAACAGGTCAAAAAAAGTTCGCGGATAACCCCCGTTGATTGGAAACCAGGCGACCCAATTGTCGAAGCTAATGCGATTAAAACTTTACCTGATGGAAGACAATTTTTTGTAGCTGTAGAATCAACTTCGCCTTTAGATTCACATCTTTGTACTCGTTGA